In Fimbriimonadaceae bacterium, the genomic window CGAGTTCACGGGCGCCCGTGCCGCAGACCTGGTGATCGACGAGGGGCGCGACTTCGACTCGGAGCATCCGTTCAAGGGGAATCTCGACATCGCCAAGCTCGCGGCGCTGCTCGAGGAGGTGGGGCCCGCGAACGTGCCGATCGGGATGATCACCGTCACCAACAACACGGGGGGCGGCCAACCCGTGTCGATGGAGAACATCCGGGACGTCTCGCGTCTGCTGCGGTCGAACGGAATCCCCTTCATCGTCGACGCGTGCCGCTTCGCCGAAAACGCCTTTTTCATCAAGCAGCGGGAACCGGGATATGCCGACAAGACGCCGCTGGCGATCGCCCAGGAGATGTTCTCCCATGCCGATGGGGCCACGATGAGCCTGAAGAAGGACGGATTTGGGAACATCGGGGGATTCCTCGCGTTGAACGACGACACCCTCGCCGAAGGAGCCCGCAACCTGCTCATCCTCACCGAAGGCTTCCCCACCTACGGCGGTCTCGCCGGTCGGGACCTCGAGGCGCTTGCCGTCGGGTTGGAGGAGGTTCTCGACGAGCGCTACCTTCAGTACCGCCTGGCCACCGTGCGATTTCTGGCCAAGAGGCTCACGGACGCGGGCGTCGCGATCGTGCGGCCCCCGGGCGGCCACGCGGTGTACATCGACGCCAAGCGCTTCTATCCCCACATCCCCCCGTCCCAGTTCCCAGGCCAGGTGCTCGTTTGCGAGCTGTACCGGCGCGGCGGTGTCCGCGCTGTCGAGATCGGATCCCTGATGTTCGGGCGTTGCGAAGACGGCGTGGAGACTGCCGCTGACCGCGAGCTCGTGCGTCTGGCGTTGCCGCGAAGGGCCTATACGCAGGCCCACGTGGGCTACGTGGGCGAGGTGCTCTGCGAGATGTACGCCGAACGAGAGTCGGCTAAGGGTCTGCGGATCGTCAAACAAGCACCGTATCTGAGGCACTTCACCGCCGAACTGGCACCCCTGGGAACCGACTGATCCCCCTGGGAGTGCGCGCTCGCGCGTCGCCCTTCCCCGAGCGGCT contains:
- a CDS encoding tryptophanase — translated: MREIIEPFRIKSVEPIRFTDVEEREAILRKAAWNVFRIDADDVLIDLLTDSGTSAMSAAQWGAIMIGDESYAGSRSFHRFEGAVRKIFGFKHVIPTHQGRASEKILMSLVGGAGKTIPNNNHFDTTRANIEFTGARAADLVIDEGRDFDSEHPFKGNLDIAKLAALLEEVGPANVPIGMITVTNNTGGGQPVSMENIRDVSRLLRSNGIPFIVDACRFAENAFFIKQREPGYADKTPLAIAQEMFSHADGATMSLKKDGFGNIGGFLALNDDTLAEGARNLLILTEGFPTYGGLAGRDLEALAVGLEEVLDERYLQYRLATVRFLAKRLTDAGVAIVRPPGGHAVYIDAKRFYPHIPPSQFPGQVLVCELYRRGGVRAVEIGSLMFGRCEDGVETAADRELVRLALPRRAYTQAHVGYVGEVLCEMYAERESAKGLRIVKQAPYLRHFTAELAPLGTD